From a single Ornithorhynchus anatinus isolate Pmale09 chromosome 15, mOrnAna1.pri.v4, whole genome shotgun sequence genomic region:
- the ORNANAV1R3150 gene encoding vomeronasal 1 receptor ornAnaV1R3150, protein MNSTEFSFGMVILLQFGLGLLVNVFLLLFYIRVVSISHKPSHSDLILAQLALANTIILLTSGVLETLSAWGLKNFLDDVGCKILMYLYRVARGLAICTTCLLSMFQAVTISPSTFRWAGIKAKLPKCILPSCALSWVINLLIELNAPIYMRSPQNNSGNVQTILDLKYCIKVIESAETNFAITVMLSFRDLFFVGLMSAASSYMVFVLYRHHQQVQHLHEPGHFPRVMPEVRAAKRVIALVSLYVLLYGRQTIMLSILVNMKEKSPLLVKSHLVFQLTFSTVSSFLIIHSDRRIRTFWTRQSTAPNPDPS, encoded by the coding sequence ATGAATTCCACTGAATTCTCTTTTGGGATGGTGATTCTCTTGCAATTCGGCCTTGGGCTATTGGTgaacgtcttcctcctcctgttctataTCCGTGTGGTCTCCATCAGCCACAAGCCCAGCCACTCTGACCTGATCCTGGCCCAGCTGGCCTTGGCtaataccatcatcctcctcaccagTGGAGTCTTAGAGACCTTATCAGCTTGGGGGCTAAAAAATTTTCTGGACGATGTTGGCTGTAAAATACTCATGTACCTCTACCGagtagcccggggtcttgccatttgcaccacctgcctcctgagcatgttccaggctgtcaccatcagtcccagcaccttcCGTTGGGCAGGAATCAAAGCCAAATTGcccaagtgcatcctcccctcctgtgCCCTCTCCTGGGTCATCAATCTGCTCATAGAATTGAATGCACCGATATACATGAGAAGCCCCCAGAACAACAGTGGCAATGTTCAAACCATATTGGATCTCAAATACTGCATCAAAGTCATCGAAAGTGCAGAAACCAACTTCGCCATTACAGTCATGCTCTCTTTTCGGGAtctgttcttcgtggggctcatgagcgcggccagcagctacatggtgtttgtcctgtacAGACACCACCAGCAGGTCCAGCACCTCCACGAGCCCGGACACTTCCCCAGGGTGATGCCTGAAGTCAGAGCAGCCAAGAGAGTCATCGCTCTGGTCTCCCTCTACGTCCTTCTATATGGAAGGCAGACCATCATGCTGAGCATTTTAGtcaacatgaaagaaaagtcACCTCTGCTCGTGAAGAGCCACCTGGTATTTCAACTCACCTTCTCCACCGTCAGTTCATTCTTGATCATTCACAGTGACAGAAGAATAAGGACATTCTGGACAAGGCAATCAACTGCCCCCAACCCAGATCCCTCTTAG